The DNA region TGGATGAAGAATACCGGGCAAAAGCTGTCATCTTATGTACGGGTACGTACCTGGACAGTATGATCATCATCGGCGATACCATGTATTCCGGCGGTCCAAACGGTATGCGTTCTTCTGTGGGGCTTTCCGCCAATCTGAAAAAGCACGGCCTGGAAATCCTTCGTTTCAAGACGGGGACGCCCTCCCGTGTGGACAGACGGAGTCTTCATCTGGAGGGGATGGAACTGGAAGAGGGTGACCCGGAGAATCATGCCTTTTCCTTTATGAGTGAACGGAAAGACAGAAATAAGCGGAACTGCTGGCTTACTTATACCAATGAAAAGACCCATGACATCATCAGGGAAAATATTATGCGCGCCCCCAAGTATGCAGGAAAAATTCATGGCATCGGCGCCCGTTACTGCCCTTCCATTGAAGACAAGGTCGTCCGTTTTGCGGATAAAGACCGCCACCAGCTCTTTGTTGAGCCTGAGGGACTGGACACCACGGAAATGTATGTGCAGGGCATGTCCACCTCCATGCCGATCGATGTGCAGTATGCTTTCCTCCGCACTATCCCCGGGTTTGAAGATGTGAAAATGATGCGGCCCGCTTATGCTATCGAATATGATCTGCTCGACCCTCTCCAGCTCTATCCCACGCTGGAAGTAATCAAACTTCCCGGCCTTTATTCCGCGGGGCAGTCAAATGGTACAAGCGGTTACGAAGAGGCAGCTGCCCAGGGACTCGTGGCGGGGATCAATGCCGCGCTCAAAATACAGGGAAAAGATCCGTTTATCCTTGCCCGCCATGAAGCATATATCGGATCTCTCGTGGACGATCTCGTCACCAAGGGCGCTGACGAACCGTACCGCATGATGACGAGCCGCAGCGAATACCGCCTCATTCTGAGGCAGGACAATGCCGATCTCCGTCTCACCGAAAAAGGACATAGTATCGGTCTGGTGGGAGAAGAACGGTATGCCCGTTTCCTGGAGCGGAAAAAGAAATATGAAGAAGCTATGGACTATATCCGTACACAGCGTTTTACCCCGAAAGAAGAGATCAATCGGGCCCTGGAGAGCATGGGAACCGCACCTCTGACGACAGGTACCGGGGCCGATCAGATTCTGAAACGGCCTGAAATGACCTATCGGAAAATGATGGAAACGCTCGGCTGTCCCTCTTTTGATGAGGAAGCTGTGGAAGAGATGGAAATTACCGTGAAGTATGAAGGCTACATCGCAAGGCAGGAAGCCGCCGTGCGGAAAGCTGCCCGCATGGAAAATGAAAAACTTCCCCTTGATATGGATTACCTGTCCCTTGACGGTATTTCCACAGAAGCGAGACAGAAAATGGATAAAATCCGCCCCCTCTCTCTGGGGCAGGCGGCGAGAATTCCCGGCGTTTCCCCGGCGGATATATCGGTGCTGATGGTGTATGTGAAGCAGCGCAAAGGAAAGAAAGGCGCGGAATAAAAAAATATTAAAAATAAAAACGGCAGGTCCTGTTTTGGGAATGAGGAATATGATTTTCCGGGCGGATACTATTTCTGCTTAAACCGTTTTTTTCAAAGGATGGGAACTATGTTATACTTGAAACCGGAAACGGTATCCGCCTGCCGGCGGAAGTTTTTGCATCATTGCTTGAAATATATGAATTGAAGGAAGGAATGTGTGCTAATGGATTCTATTTTTATCGTTGTGGCTTTTTTTATCGCTGTTTCACTTTTGAGTATCCCTTGTATGATGTATTATAAGAAAAAAGAGAAGAAGGAACATCAGCTTATCAGTGAAAACAGAGATCAAGCCGTGCTGCAGATCTATGGGGATCCCATCCGGATTGACGGGAAAATTTTTTCCGAATATGAACACATGGGAAGTAAGCTTTCTTACTATACCGTAGTGCTTCCGGAAGGCCGACATACGCTGGAGGCGAAGTTCCAGACAACATCCGCCGGTGTTTCGGGCAATCAGAATTATAAGACGCCGGAACCGATTCCCTGTGATTTGTTTTTAGAGAAAGGTTTTGTTTATACGGCGGGTATTTATTTCTATTCGCCCAAGAGCCGGTATGAGTATTACAAAGGGGAAGTAGGGGAAGCCGTTTTTTCAAAAGAATTGTCTGTAACAGGATCGACTTCTTATGGAACAGCGTATGTCATCGTATATAAGGATAAGGATGCGGACGGCAACTTGATCAAGGCGCCTGCCTGTCCTGAAGAATAAACAGGGCGCGGATCGGGTAAGCCTTTGCTGTAAACGGCAGTTCTTTTCGGTCCGCTGCTGAAACGGAGTAGAGTAATCTATTCCGTTTTTTATTACAGGAATATGATGGTGAGAATATCGTGGAAACAGAAATGATTGCAGTGCTTGTGCTGCTGGCGGCCATGGGATGCCTGGTGCTGAGTATATATAAAGTAAAAGAATGGTACCGGAAGAATACCCGGACCGCAGATTCGAATGCCTGCGAACAGGAAAAAGTGAATTTGAAAATGCTGGAACAGGCGAGACGGCGGGAGCAAGTTCTCAAGCCTGAACCGACGCCGGACGGATATACGGAAATTGCGGCTCCTTTTGGAGGACATGCGTTGATGGATTTGAAAAATATGCTTTTGGCGGTTCTGCTGTTTGTCTTTTACGGGCTGGCAGTGGAATATGCAGGTACTCATCCGTTTTTGAACGGCGGAGAAAAGCTTTTTATAGTATTTCTCCTTACGGTTCTTACGTGCTGCGCGGCCATCCGGATATATCGCAGGGTGTATTTCGGGTATCGTATATACCTGCCGGAAGATTCGACGGGCATGGTGGTGTACAATTGGTACTGGGGGCGGCGCTTTTTTTCTCTGTACCGGATCCCGCCTTACAGAGGCTGCGTATCCGTGTGTTCCGTAGATCGGTATGAGGTGCGGGATGATGAAATCCGTATCTACGGAAAGTTTGTTCATACCGGAACCGATGTCACCATACAGGGCTTTAATGATAAAGGGCTGCCCGTTGGGCGCTTCTTTGGCGAAGAGGATGAAAAACAAATTTTAAATAGGCTGGAAGCGATGCGGAAAACAGGTACGGGAAGCGAGATATGAGATAAGAAAAAGCTGTCAGAAGGCGAAAGTCGGATTTTTGACAGCTTTTTCATTTGCTGATGAAAACGGCGCTCATGGCAAGGCGTCATCCGAAGCGAATGTGAAGGATCTGCTGCCATAATGAGGGGAACGTTAAACGTCATCCTGAACGAATGTGAAGGATCTGTTGCTGTGGTGAGGAAGCCGGTAAGAAGATAAAAGCTATCAGCTGTGAGCTGTCAGCTGTCAGCTATAAGCTGTTAGCCGTTAGCTGTGAGTTAAAAGCCGAAGCATATGATTTCCGTTAGGTGTCATACGAAACAACAGCAAAGGATCTGCTGTTGTAGTGAGGGAAACGTTAAGCGTTATCCTGAACGAATGTGAAGGATCTATTACCGTGGTGAGGAAGACGGTAAGAAGATAAAAGCTATCAGCTGTGAGCTGTCAGCTGATAGCTAAATATTCTTTTACGGTTTGAGTCACTATGGAATGCGAGTATCCTCCATTACTGATGCGGACAGCTGGTTCACAATTGTCGGTTTTAGGAGCCGGCAGCTTACGTCCGATCATATTTTATCGGCGGCTGTCAGGTTCCGTTTTCTTTTTCCTGCTTTTTCAAGAAGTTCATGAAGGGTATTTTTATCTGCCCTTTCCAGTGCTGTTTTTATTGCAGAAAGGCTTTCTGTAAAACGGTCGATTTCAAGAAGCAGGTTTTCACGGTTGGCAAGGAATAAATCTGTCCAAAGGGGGCTGTTGATATCCGCTACTCTTGTTTCATCACGGAATGATCCGCCTGTAAAGTACTTTGTGTCTTCTTTCAGGGAAGTGCTGTTTATCAGCGCCGCCGCAAGGACGTGGGTCAGGTCGCTGGTGTAGGCGATGTGGCGGTCGTGTTCTTCCGGTGTGATTGACGGTACATGGCGGCAGCCGAGAGCCAGCGCCATGTTTCGGAGCAGTTCCACACTCTCCGGGCGGTTCGTTTTATCGGGAAGAAGGATATAATTTGCTCCGCGGAAAATGTCCGGATCCGCCCGGGAAAGTCCTTCACCTTCATGTCCGCACATAGGGTGGGATGAAATGAAATCTATGCCCGGCGGAAGTATTTGCCGGATATCATCGGCAAGGTTTCCTTTTACGCCGGCGATATCGGTCATGATCGCGTCGGAGCGGAAGTCCGGCAGGTGATTTTTCACAAAGGCGAGTGTCGCTTTGGCAGGTGTGCAGAATATAACAATGTCCGCGTGTTTCAGGTCACTGATATCGATGGAATCCACTATGCCCTGCCGAAGGGCGGCCTCTGCCGTCGATAATGTCCGATTGATACCGATTACTGCCGCTCCGAGTTCCTTCAGTCTCATGGCAAAGGAACCGCCCATCAGACCCAGGCCAATAACGGCCGCTGTTGTTTTGCTGAAATCCATTTTTATACTCCTGTTTCCGGTTTGAAATAGTATACCTTTCAGGCAGATCGTTTTATTATCTGCATTATAGCATAGCGTCCCATGGGGAACAGGTTTTACAGGTTATGAGAAACAGGGCGAAAAAAATACCGGAAGTTTGTTTTTACTCCCGGTATTTCTTCCGAAGGTTCGCAATTATTCCATTTGTATATATTTCTTTAAGGTTTCAATTTCTCCCGTATAAATATATCCTTTTCCGATTTCCAGAACGAGGGGTGTTTCTATTTTTTCATCTTTTACATTTTTTCCATGTTCCAGAAGGGAGACAAGAATATCACGGGGGACGTCAAGATTGGTGGGAAGGCCGATAGACTGGAGGACGTACTTGATCCGTTCCGCTGTACCCCGCTTGGTGAGTCCCAGAATTTCAGAAGCGCTCGTGATCATGTACATGCCGGCCGCCGTCGCTTCACCGTGGGTCAGGCGGAGATCATTGAAACGGTAGTATCTTTCTGCCGCGCCGCCCAGTGTATGGCCGAAATCAAGGATACGGCGCTCGCCTTTGTCTTCGGGATCGATTTCCACATAGTGTGCCTTGATGGTAATGCAGCGGCGGATGATTTCTGGAAGAACACGAAGGATATCCTGGTCAGAGGCGGCTTTTTCAAATATTTCAAAGAGGTCCTTGTCTGCCACGCAGCCGATTTTAATCGCTTCGCCGAGACCGTTATGGAAGAAACGGGCAGGAAGCGTGCGGACCATGGCAGGATCTACATACACGGCTTTGGGCTGGTAGAATGTACCGATGAGATTTTTTCTTCCATTGATATCGATGGAGATTTTCCCTCCGATGGCGCTGCCGATCTGTGCCAGGAGAGAAGTGGGCACCTGCACGTAGGGAGTCCCTCTCCGGTAAGTTGCTGCAACAAAGCCTGTCACATCGCCGACGACACGTCCGCCAAGGCCGATAAGCAGATCTCCTGCACAGAACCCGAAGTCTGCCAGCGCCTCGCATACACGGCTCACGACAGAAAGGCTTCGGCTCTTTTCGCTTGAAGAAAGAACGATCTGCTGTACGTTCAGGTTCTCTTTTTCCAGCTGGCGTTTCAAATCCTGGCCATACAGTTCGTCAATTCCTTCTTCCGTGATAATGACTGCGCGCCCGTGACCCGACAGGGGGGCGGTTTCTTTTCCCAGGCGGCCGATGATGCCTGAGTCGATTATCACATCATAAGAATCATTCCCTAAATTGATATGTACCGTATCCATGATTTGTCTCCCCGTAAAAAAGTATTTATAAAGTATTTACCATATATATTATATCATTTTTTCTCTGAAAGACTCCACCGGCGGCGACATGGGGCGGAAAAGAGGATTTTATCCCGATAGGAAATACATTTTGAAGGCAAATAAAAAAGCCGCCTTTTGGCAGCTGTGCATTTCTGGTGCGCCCAAAGGGATTTGAACCCCCGACACACGGTTTAGGAAACCGCTGCTCTATCCAGCTGAGCTATGGACGCGTGTACATGTCATATTTTAGCACAAAAAAGGCAGAAATGGGAGTTTGCAAATAAAATGGAATGAAAGAGACAAAACGGAAAAATGATTTTCATTTCTGCCGATGTCGGAACGGAAGGAAATCATTTTTTCTTTTAGAAAGTTTTTATTTCTTGTGTACACAGCAGGCGGACAAATAAAGGGGTGATTTGAAATGAATTCTTTTATTCGCTTTTTTTCTTTCTATTTTGCACGTATTCGTTGTCAAGAGGGGAAGAAAAATGGATGATTGGAAGAAAGGGGGACAGATGGAGAGAAAGTTATTCACATGCATATCGGGGGTATCCTGTGAGAGTGAAAGTGAGAAAGGTATACGATAAATACGGAATGTTTTCCATTCTCATTTACAGAATGGCAAAACGGTTATGCACAGTTATGCACAGTTCGTGTGTCTGTCTGGGATGGACAGGCGGAAAAAAGCTTTGATTTATCGCGAAAAGAGAAAAAACAGATTGTTTTCATCCACATGATGTGAATAGTTGTGAATAAGTTTGTGAATAATGTGAATAAGTGTAATTTTTATCGAAAGAAAAACGCAGCGAATGAAGTTTCGGGGAAATCATGTTCGCCGCGATGAAGCTTGATTTTATGGGAAATCGGGAAAAGCCAGATCTGCTGTTTCTGATAATATCGGTTTTCTCATTATCAAGAAAGAGGCTTAAATGAGAGTGGGAAAGAATTTCTTTATTTTTGTAAAAATTTTTGTTTACTGCTTTTGCGGCGGATTTATTTTCCTGCACCGGAAAAATGACGGAGCCGGTGTTTATCTGTCTTCTGATTTCAGCAGCATGCCATGTTGTGGCTTATAAAGTCCGTTCCGGCTTTTGCCAAAAGGAATAAAAAAGGATAGAATATTTACAATATAGTTGTTATTTTTTAAGGAGATGTTCATCATAGACTTCAAACCGTTTACAATTGAAAAAAGAGAGTATATCGACAGCTTTTTTCATGTCCATCATTATGAGGGGATCGACTGTTCATTCAATACACTTTTTTTATGGCAGGAAGCGTACCATACGCAGTGGGCGGTAGAGGAGAATATCTTATTCGTCCGTGCGGGGGAAGGGCAGAATACGTTTTTTATGCCCCCTTTTGCCGGTGAAGGGGCGTCTTTCGGCCGCGGCATGGAGATTATCCATGAATGCCTGGAGCGCGAGGGAAAACCGTTTATCATTAAGGCTGCTTCACCCTGGGTGCTGGAACAGATCAAAGCCCATTGCCCGAACCGGTATGAATTCACTGCGGATCGGGATAATTGGGAATATGTATACCGTACGGCAGACATGATCAATTTATCGGGAAAGAAACTCCGGATGAAGAAAAATCATCTGAACGCTTTTCTCCGCCAGTACGGTGATTATACATACGAGTCCATCACGTCGGAAAACAGGGAAGACGCATGGCAGGGGATTGAAGACTGGTTTGAACGGCATGGAGACATTGCGGAAGAAAAAGAAGCGCTGCAGCGGTGTTTTGCCAATTGGGACGCTTTGAAATTGAAAGGCGCTATTATTCGCATTTATGGAAAGGTAGAGGCCTTTACGAACGGAGATTTGGTCAATCCCCGGGTGGCGCATATTTTCTTTGAAAAGGCAAATCCGAATATCCGCGGGCTGTATCAGGCGATCAACCGCGATTTCCTGATGCATGAATTTGCGGAAACAGAATTTGTAAATCGTGAAGAAGACATGGGGCTGCCTGGCCTGCGTCAGGCAAAAATGGAATACAATCCTGATCATTTCGCGGAAAAGTATGATGTCGTCGTAAAAGACGGCAGTTGTTTCTGAGGCGGTTATGAAAATACGTAAATGCAGTCGAACGGATGAAAAGGATATACGCGCGCTTTGGTCGTACTGTTTTGAAAGAGAGGACGACCCGTGGTTCCGCTGGTATTTCAGGGAGCTCTACCGCCCGGAAGATGTACTGGCGGGAGAAGAAGCAGAGAAAATAGCGTGCAGTCTTCACCGCCGCCCTTATGAAATATGTGTCCGCGGCGCAAAGATGCCGGTGGATTACCTTGTCGGGGT from Dialister invisus DSM 15470 includes:
- a CDS encoding 3-dehydroquinate synthase family protein encodes the protein MDTVHINLGNDSYDVIIDSGIIGRLGKETAPLSGHGRAVIITEEGIDELYGQDLKRQLEKENLNVQQIVLSSSEKSRSLSVVSRVCEALADFGFCAGDLLIGLGGRVVGDVTGFVAATYRRGTPYVQVPTSLLAQIGSAIGGKISIDINGRKNLIGTFYQPKAVYVDPAMVRTLPARFFHNGLGEAIKIGCVADKDLFEIFEKAASDQDILRVLPEIIRRCITIKAHYVEIDPEDKGERRILDFGHTLGGAAERYYRFNDLRLTHGEATAAGMYMITSASEILGLTKRGTAERIKYVLQSIGLPTNLDVPRDILVSLLEHGKNVKDEKIETPLVLEIGKGYIYTGEIETLKKYIQME
- a CDS encoding prephenate dehydrogenase, which codes for MCLKGILFQTGNRSIKMDFSKTTAAVIGLGLMGGSFAMRLKELGAAVIGINRTLSTAEAALRQGIVDSIDISDLKHADIVIFCTPAKATLAFVKNHLPDFRSDAIMTDIAGVKGNLADDIRQILPPGIDFISSHPMCGHEGEGLSRADPDIFRGANYILLPDKTNRPESVELLRNMALALGCRHVPSITPEEHDRHIAYTSDLTHVLAAALINSTSLKEDTKYFTGGSFRDETRVADINSPLWTDLFLANRENLLLEIDRFTESLSAIKTALERADKNTLHELLEKAGKRKRNLTAADKI
- a CDS encoding DUF2156 domain-containing protein yields the protein MFIIDFKPFTIEKREYIDSFFHVHHYEGIDCSFNTLFLWQEAYHTQWAVEENILFVRAGEGQNTFFMPPFAGEGASFGRGMEIIHECLEREGKPFIIKAASPWVLEQIKAHCPNRYEFTADRDNWEYVYRTADMINLSGKKLRMKKNHLNAFLRQYGDYTYESITSENREDAWQGIEDWFERHGDIAEEKEALQRCFANWDALKLKGAIIRIYGKVEAFTNGDLVNPRVAHIFFEKANPNIRGLYQAINRDFLMHEFAETEFVNREEDMGLPGLRQAKMEYNPDHFAEKYDVVVKDGSCF
- the mnmG gene encoding tRNA uridine-5-carboxymethylaminomethyl(34) synthesis enzyme MnmG encodes the protein MYLIDTYDVIVVGAGHAGCEAALAAARMGCRTLLTTISLDNVAMMPCNPAIGGPGKSHLVKEIDALGGEMGIAADATAVQMRMLNRGKGPAVYALRAQSDKGAYHRYMKNVVENTDNLDLKQVQVMDIIVEDGKCVGITTELDEEYRAKAVILCTGTYLDSMIIIGDTMYSGGPNGMRSSVGLSANLKKHGLEILRFKTGTPSRVDRRSLHLEGMELEEGDPENHAFSFMSERKDRNKRNCWLTYTNEKTHDIIRENIMRAPKYAGKIHGIGARYCPSIEDKVVRFADKDRHQLFVEPEGLDTTEMYVQGMSTSMPIDVQYAFLRTIPGFEDVKMMRPAYAIEYDLLDPLQLYPTLEVIKLPGLYSAGQSNGTSGYEEAAAQGLVAGINAALKIQGKDPFILARHEAYIGSLVDDLVTKGADEPYRMMTSRSEYRLILRQDNADLRLTEKGHSIGLVGEERYARFLERKKKYEEAMDYIRTQRFTPKEEINRALESMGTAPLTTGTGADQILKRPEMTYRKMMETLGCPSFDEEAVEEMEITVKYEGYIARQEAAVRKAARMENEKLPLDMDYLSLDGISTEARQKMDKIRPLSLGQAARIPGVSPADISVLMVYVKQRKGKKGAE